GttaaaaacaattcagaaaaCAAGACAGCTACCGGGTAAGAAAAGAGTTTCTGAAAAAGGAACCACCATCTACACGTATGATACAACAGTGTAAAAGGAAACAAAGTATTTACAAGTCGTTGTTTTTACATCGGCTAGTTCTGTACGAAAAGCAGAGTATTACGTGTATGAGTTAGCTGCTCCATAGATATGAATGTTATTGCTGTTGGTTTTTTCCCTTCGTTAAAAATCTTTCAGCATAGAAACAATGAGTAATTAAACTGAATACACAGTCACTTCGATGATGGATATTCACACACAGGGAGAGTCAGCAGCCTGCAAGAGAGACTCTTCTTCTCCCTTCTGAGAAGAAACAGGACTGCAGCTGGGCAGACGGGAGCTGGGTCTCGGCCCGGGCAAGCtggtccagagcaggcctgcagTCCCAGCTGCCCTTCAGACCTGGCCTCTGGAGGACAGAAGAGGCCAGGACAACCCCATGCTCCCTAGCCTCACCCGGGAGCTGCCCAGGAAGGTTTGAGCTGCTGGTGAAGGGGGAGCCCACCGTGTCTGTTTCCTGCCCCACCAGCTCGGGGGGCTGTGGGACCCTCAGGAAGGAGcgaggagggctgggaggggcaggcctGGGTGGGACAAggcctccccagggcccaggtctgcccagctcttggggaagagacgcCACTGCATATGCAGCTCTTCCTGACGTTCGGGGACAAAGCCGGCTGATGGAGGCGTGGACGCAGTGGCCAAGACGTGCGGGTGACCCGAGGGGACAGTGCGAGGGCAAGAAGCAGCAGTgccaccccccacacacaaatgGGTAAAGTGTATCTCCCTCTGAAGCCTAAAAACTCAAAAGCAGACGGAGCAAACTGGGGTGCCTCAGGCAACAGGTCCAATGGGCCAGACCCCGGGGGCCCTTCGACCTCACTACGATTTCCAGACTTAGCAACAGAGCACAGCCACACAGAAGCACACTGACACACTTAAAGCTTTGCTCCAACTAAATCATTTAGTTTCCCTTGAAGAAATGACTAAAAAAACACAACTCTGGAAAAAAAAGGTTGAACACAGCATTCTGAGTGTTGCATAACACACCGACCCTTTCCATGACACGGTAATAATGCCCACTGAGGGATATATGTGCGGCAGAGGTTTAAAGTTCCATGCATACAGATTTAATaactgcaaaagaaaaacaaaagcaaaaaaaaaatttgcaaacgAACGCTGCATATACATGGTGTCCCTTCTGCATTGCACTTCAGAAGGGGGTCCAGCAGCACCCGGCCCCCCAGTAAACCAAGGCAAAACCCTGCAGACGCTGTCACCACCCAAGTCTCTGCCCGTCCTGGTGGCGGTGGCGATGATTTCTTGCGGACGTCTGTACCTGCGCCAGCTCCCTCCACCGCCTGTCTGCGCTCGCAGCTGCCACGGTGTTACAACAGAGTCAAGCAAAGGTTCCGGCGAGATCTTTCTTATCTGATTACATACGTTAGGATGGGCAGCCGCCTCCTGTCTACTGGGAAATCATTTTTCAAGCTTGGGCATAAGAAACCTTACACACTTTGCATAAACAGTTGAGAGTAAACGAGATTATTTGGAATAAATGCACGTAACTTATTTTGATAGTGGCAGATTCAATCGCTACTGAAGACAGGTATTTTGGGGGTAAAAAGACGAGTCAGGATTTGCTGTACAAGATGCTGGAAGGCACAGGACTACCCCCCGAAGTTCAgtctttgcattttcattttcttgtgatTCCCTTGTTCAACCAAGCACCAGAGGGGTTTCCGAACACGCGAGCACTTAGGATGTGAACCGCTCTAGAAATCGGTCTGCGATATTTGAAAAGTAAGAACCTCAGTTAACGGgaataaaaagagaagggaagagtttTGACAAAGTGCAGTTCTAAATATACgtttaaatgaacaaacaaacaaaaagaaaaagaaaaagaaaaagtgaaataatgcTGTGTTTTGTTCCAATGCTGCAGCCTCAGTCCCAAAATGAAAGGAGCGACGTTTGCCGAACTGAGAAGGGGTCGCTGTGGGCAGGCAGCTGGCGTGCCTGCTGGTGGGGACCCGCCTTCCATCATCTCCCCGACAGATGACACCCCTCGGGCGCAGCGTTTCTGCACACACCTGCTGAGGGCGACGAGGCTGGGCGTGCGTGCGGCGTAAGGCGGCAGTGTTCCGGCTCATCGCGCACGGGCGGCGCACTCCTTGCTCTTCCCGGCGGCAGCACAGGAGACCTGGGTCCTTGTCGCTGAAAAAATAGACTCTGGAGAAACCCTTCCTGTCCTCACGCAGCCGCGGGCGCAGATGAGCTGTGATGGCTTCGAGGGGCGGGGCGGCTGCCACCCTGACTCCCTTAGCGGGTCCTCAGATGGCATCACTGTTGGTGGGGCTTTTAAAAGTTAGTCATTAAAAAACGTGTTGATTTTCTGAATATCAAGTCTCCTTACTGGTTTTAAATAGCTTATAACAAAAGTGTAAATGTTAGAATGTTCTGGCAAGCAGAGGGCCGGCTGCAGCCACTGAGCTGGCCTCGGCTCTGGCTGCAGTTGGGGACCCAGCTTGCTCACTTAAACTTGGCCAGTAGAAAATTTTGCAGTGGATTCCAAAAGCATGTGGTTCCAAACACTTGCTTGGTTGTAGGCACAGTAAGacgttgtgctgtgtgggctggAGGGGGGCAGGCCCTGGGCGCAGAGCCCTGCGGCTGGTGCCCGGCCGCCCTCTCCCGCAGTGGCCGCACCCTCGGCAGCAGACAGTGGGGTCGGGCTAGGGCTCCAGCTCGGCCGTGCTCTCACCACCCGTGGCCTCAGAGCGAGGCCGCGGCCACAGCTGCTCCTGCAGCTCCTTCACCACCTTCTCCAGGTGCTCCCGGGCCTCCCGCTCCCGCAGGAGGTCGGCCCGCAGCTGCTCTCGATCGGCCTCCGCATGCTGCAGCTTCACCTGCAGGTCCTCGATCTGAAAGGGATGCCTGCGTTAGCAGCACCCACCCCACCCAAATGCCACCCTGGCCTGCCCCTCCTTCATTGCCCCAGGCTCACCCATCCCACTGCCCACCAGCACACAGGCTTGTGAGCGAGGCAGAGCCCAGCAGCCAGGGCCTGGGAGACCCTCTTGGGTTGCACCTGGACAGGAATCCAGACCTGCTCCTGCTACCAACCAGGCACTTGGAGCCCCTGGAGCTGGGAACTACCACAACTCCCAGAGCAGGGGCATGAGGGCCCTCTCCACCCGCTAAGGCCAGAGTCTCCACTGGGAGCCTGCTGCCAGGCCAGGTCCCCAAGGCGTCAGCAAGGTGGGGAGGAGGCGCTGCCATGCCCCATGGCCTAGACCCTGGCTGGGCAGGACAGCCATCCGGGATGGGCCGAGCCTTGCGAACAGCATGAGGGTGGAGATGCGGTCCTCCCCGAAGAACAGAAAGGGAAGTCTGGACTGGCCTGGGGACTCCTCTACCCTTCAGGCTGGCTCAGAAGTAGTTTCTCAAGCAACCAGCAAGGGGGAGGGGGCATGGCCGGGAGGGAAGCAGCCTCCAGAGTCCTGGCCTGTTGGCCCCAACTCCATGGAGAAGAGAGCCTGGGGCCTCCAGACACTGCCCCATGGAGAACAGACCCCAAAGCCCAAGAGAGCTTGCAGTGCCCAAGTCAGCCTGCTGGGCCCTCCACGCTTGGGGTGGACCCAGCAAGGTGAGAAGGGACCCTGAGATGCCAATGGAGCGTCTGCCACTTCCTGCCCAGACCGGGGACACTCTGGAGCCCTGCCATTATCTGTCACACAGCTGAGTCCGCAGGTGGCGCTCCATGGCCACGCAGGCATGGTGTGGTGCTGACCCTGCGAGTCTCAGTCTCCCCACCTGTCATGCAGGCACCAGGCCCTGTGTCTCGGGCAGCGTGGTGGAGCCCCCACCTTGAAGGCCCCACCCACATACCTGGGCCGAGTACTTGGCACGCAGCCGGCCGGCCTCGCAGCCTTTGTCACACACCCGGACCTGCCGTGCCTGCTCCAGCTCCCGCTTCAGGCGGAGCCGGGACTCATTGGCCTCTTTCATCTTCTTCTCGTTCTCAGCTCGGAGGCGCTCGATCTCCTTCCTCAGGTTGCGCTTTGCTTCCGTGGCTTCCCGAAGCTTCTCCTTCTTGGCCACTCGCAGGAACTCCAGCTCCTGGGAGGGGTGGGCAGCGTGGACACGAGGCTCAGGGGTTTGGCCCCCAGTTCTTCCCGCCACTTCCCACGGCTGGCCAGACAGCAGCTGGACTGGCACACCCGCCAGTGGAGCCTGTACCCCCTGCAGTCACCCTGCCACCTCCACTTCCCACCCTCCCGACGCTTTGGACGCTCCCTGGTGTCCTGGTCAGCCCTGACTCTGCGAGGTGCCCACACCAGGCCTCCCTCCGCCTTCACACACCTCCTGCCCTCCCCGGCACTCTGACCCACTCCACAGGGTCCCAGCGTtctccaccaccccctcccccagggctcccgTGACCTCACCAGCACCCGCATCTGGGCCCAGGGTCTGACGGCGGCTGCCACCCTCCAAAGGCGCGGGCCGCCCTCGAGCCTCCTCTGTGCCCTGCTGTGCACAGCCTGTGGGACTTCCTCGCAGCCCAGGCATCGTGCCATCTGGGGGCCCTGGGCCCCCCACGCAGCCAGATGGAGATGGCCACCCTTGTTATCACTGACTCACCCCCTGCAAACACGCTTATGAATATGCATGTGGGAAGTCACACCTCCCACCAGAAGCAGGAAAGGAGTGGTGGGGGCGGGGCGCTCCGAGCCCCTGAAATACACTTGGGGGAGGGCATCTGAAACCCTGGGGCTCTCAGGACTGCCGGGGTTGTGTTGTGCTAGGAGCACACGTGAGAAGCTGTCCCATAGCTGCCAGACAAGGGCTGCCGAGGTGCGAATTCAGTGACACTGGGTGGGCCTGAGCGAGGCTGCAAAGCCCTGGTGTGAAGGCACCACCCTCCCCTAGGTGCTGAGAAGTCTGGGCTCCCCACActcatcagaaaagaaacaagCAGTGTAAGCAGGCAGTGCAGGGGCACTGCCTACAGCTGAGGACCAGCCTGGGCTGGCTGCACTGTCTGCCCTGCTCTGGGCAAGAGGGGGATGCGGGTGTGGCCCAGACATCCTCAGGCCTCCAGCCCCCTCTTCAGAAGAAAGCAGTCCCTGCTCTGGAGTCATCTAGGACCTGGTGTGTGGGGAACGCGAGGCAGGGTCTGGAGAGGCCACATCAGCGTGTGCAGGTGCCTGGAGCCCTCTCCTCCCAAGGTGAGGCTCTTGGAGCCCCCGCATTCCACCAGCACACTTGCGGCTGAGAGGTGGTACTGGTGGCACTACCTTCTAGAACAGAAAGCTTCAGGAAACAACCCCTCAAAGTCATTTCTGCAGACAACAGGCCACGTTGGCATGTGTGTGCGAGGACCTGCTctggcacactcagagcacagAACTATCTTGGGCTCCTCACTAAAAACAGCCCAGCCCTCAATGCCCCCGAGTGACAGGCCAGCTTCATCAGGGGCTGAGCCAGGTGCTGAGGCACGTCCCGCAGGCCCCATGGAGGGGAGCCGTGGGCAAACTCATCGCAGGGGCCTCCTGCAAAGCCCAGCACCATGGCCCCCACTGAGGCCCCTAGGAGAAAGTGGAGCGTGGCGGCCGCACCTGGTGGAGGCTGCGCTTGGCCTGCAACGCGGCACTCAGCTTCTCCTCCTGCTTCACACGCATCTTCACCACCTCGTGCAGGAACTTCTCTTTGGCTTCCTTGGTGTCCAGGCCGCCCTCCAGGGCCTGCCGCAGGTGCTCCAGCTCCGCCTCCAGCCCGCTGCTCGGGGTGTCGGCAGGGGCCGCCGCGTCGGCGGCAGCAGGGGCCACAGGAGGGACGTGCACGCCCGGGGAGCTCAGGTCCTTGGCGGAGCTGGATGAGGTAAAGGATGGAGAAGAGAGCGAGGACAGGGAGGAGGTGACTACAGaaacagacagagacagaaacgCCGAGTTAGCTGAGTGTCCTCTGCACCGCAGCTCCGCTCCCGAGGGGCGGCGGGCCGGGGCAGACATGAAGCCGACTCACACTTACATTCCTCCCTGCTTTCTACTTCCACCTCGGCCTCAGAGTCCTTGTCGTCCTCGGGCGCGGCTACGGGCACTGGCGTCTCTGGGGCTCCAGGGGTGTCCACGGCCAGCTTCCGCTTCCTCGGCTGGACACAGGTGGCGAGAGGCTCAGGGGCCCGGGAGACGACAGTGGCACAGGGTGGGCTGCTCACAACCTTCTGCTGGGCTggtggtgccagagccacattGGGGGCCACACCTGTCTCGAAGCTCTTGTAGGAGTAAAAGCTGTGGGGGCATGGTGGACATTGGGGCTGCAGGTGTCTGCCCTGCCCCTCCACCAGCAGCAGGACCAGAAGGCTGGCCATGCCCCCCTGGAAGGTGTGAAGGAGGAGACACTtgagccagggccctgggggaAGCTGGCCTATGGACACGAGCCACCACGTCCGCGATGGCCGCACCAAGCGGAGCAGGTGCAGTAAACTCCAGACGCCACGGAAGACAAGCTCCCCTGATGCCAATCAAAAGGACTAATGCTTTTACGACTGCCTTGACTGGGAAGCTGGGGGCCTGGGCATGGAGCCCACAAAACCACCTGCACACCATGCACACACAACGCTCCCTGACGATGAAAATGAGGAACCTGCCTCGCTAGCTGCTTCCATCGCCATGCGGCCCCCAGGTGGACTCGGGTTAGAGCAGGGACGGGGTTCCACGCTGGCCTGAGAGTTGGGGGACCACCACAGAGCATGACATGTGTGTGGGCAGGATCAAACCGCACAGGACTccgggccccacagcgtctgtgGCCAGGGTGCACTACTTTGCACTCTGGCCACTGGAGGAGAGCCCAGGGTCTGGTGGGAGCGGCAGGTGGGGCGGGCACCAGTCCTCAGACTCACACAGTGACAGCTGCTCTTGAAACATTCCTGAATCAAACTGACTCCATTTGTTTGAAAAGAACAATTCTAGTCAGCTCAGTAAAGGAAACATCTCGTTCACCAAATAGTTACTGACCCTGAGGTGGCAGGACCAAACCTGCGACCTCGCTGTTGCAGGCCTAGGGTGACCACTGGCTGCCACGCATGGCAGGCACTCACCTGTCTCGAATCAGGGCAGGGAGGTGCGGGGAGAGCTCTTTGTCACTTGTGGAAACTGCAGGGGACCAGGGTCGGAAGGCAGAGAGGCGCTGGCGAGGGTGAACACAGCCCAGGCTCTGTGGGGCAGGAGGCGCCCGTGTCAGAGGCTGGGGTAACTGTGCCAGCGGCCCACGCCCGCCCCCTGCAGGCCCCACACCCGCTGCCCTGCACAGAACCTtgctggaggggctggccagaGTCCGCAGCCAGCCAGACTGCTTGTCCTTTTCAGAAGACGTGGGGTGCTGGGAGGGGGTGTCATCTGTTTTTCTTATGGAGGCTGGGGGCTCGGAGGAGACCTGTGAGTGACAGAGAAGTTTCTTTTAGCACTTCCAGCAGTGTCCGCCccctgggcccagggcagggtCCCGCAGTCAGCAGACAAGCGTGCACAAGGTGTGTCCAGGGATGTACAGACCCCGACCCATGTGTCAGAGTGGCTGGGTGCTGCCCTGGCTGGACAAGCCATTTCCATGAGAATAGAGTGGGCACCGGTGCACTGTTTGTGGGGCTGCTGTGCCATGACCTCACCCCACAGTTACAGAGGATTCTGGGTAGGGCGCCAAGGCCCACTTCACCTTACCCAGAGTAGCTCCACTTCCCCAGGACTCAAGTGAGTTCTTAGCGGGGACTCAAGGGGACGGGTCCCTTGCCACAGCCCTGTGCATGCGCTGGGAGCTTGGAAACAGTCGGCAGGAAGCATGAACCCTTTGACAGTCGGTTCAGAATGGACCTGTTTCCACCACAAGGTGTGGCCAGGCATGGGAGGGGACAGCTCCCAGCGGGCAGGCTCAGCAGTGGCCAAGTGTGGCGCCCTCCATCAGGGCCACTCAGAGCTTTCAAGGGGTGTTGCACAGGGTCCCAGAGTTCTAGGTTTCACCAAATAGAACCCATTTCAAAGCTCTGTGTGGGCCTGAGGCAGCTGCACCACCGGGGATGCAGAAAGTGCTCCATGGAGGTCCTCCACCCCCAGGAAGGAGCCTCCTCAGAAAAAGGGACACCCTCGACAGCGACCGGCCTGAGCTTCACAAGAATGGCCGCCTCCTGTCTCCCTGGGTCTCACGTTGGGGGAGGCTCCTCAGGAGCCCAGCACTGTGTCTGTCAGACACTGCAGCTCCAGACAGACAAGCAACATGGACACCGTGCTCCACATGGCCTCCTGAGCCGGCGTCGAACAAGAACAAACTGCCCCAATCTGATGGCACAAGATTCCCGAGGGACACCGTGTCTCTTCCCAAGAAAAGAGAATGGTCTTTGGAAGATGGACGGTGGTGCCTCCCTCCAGGCTGGGGCCTGAGCAGAAGCCACAAGGGGCTTGGCCATGTCCAAGAGGCCTCAGGGGCCAACCAGGACAGGTGGGCCAGGGTCCACGCCATGGACCAAAAGACTAGAGGCCAAAGGGACAATGCCCAGTCACTCTCCCAGGCCTGACCTCAGGACAAGGAATATGGGGGGTCCTCTTGCCTACAGCCAAGAAGCCTCAGAGGGGAGAACATTAATGGGGGGcgctcctcccacctccaggaaCACTCGGAGAAAACACTGTATCACAGAACTGACGCTGTGGAGGTGCGTACGGCCCTGGGTCGGAGGCTGAAGAGCAAGAGGCCAGTCAAGGTACCTCGCTTACCAGGGTTGTCACTATAAAACTGAGGACACACAGGGACACGATGCAGGGACACAGCATAGGCTGGACCCTGGACAGAGAGCCCACTGACCAAGGGCCTCAGGGGAAGATCCCGCCCGGGGCCCACGGAGCGAGTGAGCCagcacgtgtgtgcatgcactGCCCCCTCCATGTGAGCCCTGCAGCCCCTCTCAGGACAACTTCACTCCAGGAAAGCACAGCCCTCAGGCCCCAAGGAGGAAAGACAATGACCTCTGACATGTGAGACAGGAGGCTGGTGCAGGGACACACTGGCCTTTGTCCTGGCACAGAAGCAGCTGCCCTGACGGCCTGGAGCCCTGCAGCCAAGAGTTAGGTGCACGCCCAGCCCCTGGGGCTGTTTCAGAGGTGAGCCCACAGGCGGCCACAGGCAGTCTGCTCAGACACAAAAACACTCAGCGTTGCTTTTCAGGGGAAATGAGTCCTGGTGACGTCTGGTGGAGCCCAACCTCCGCCTGCATTGTCCAGACCCCTCCCACCTTGGTGAGCGCAGACAGGGCGGGGGTCAGTTACGCCGGCAAGGGAGGGGCTTCCTGTCTGAGCAGATATGAAACGAGGAGGAAACCAGCCGTGTTCTCATCAAGAGCAAAGCCGCAGGCCCAGCGCCGGCTCCTACCAATTCCGAGAAACCTCAGAGCACCTTCTGGGGGTGTCAGACAGCCTCAGCTGCAGGCCACAGGCCGCCCCACACGCCTGGCCGGCAGGGAACGGCACCCAGCACCCAGCGGCCCTGAGCCCCATCCATGATGGGGGCAAGGTGGCATGCCTGTTCAGGGACCCCGCCAGCAGGCACTGACCACTCAGACCTGTCCTGTTGGTTCCGGAAAAAGGGCTGGAGCCTCCCGCGGCCCTATCCACCCCCCACACCTGTCGTAACTCTAGGATGGGGAGGCGTCTTCAGGCAGCTGGAATGACTCAAAATGCctgtaaaataaaaactctggggccggccctgtggccaagtagttaagtttgcacactccactttggtggcccagggtttcgccagttcaaatcctgggcgtggacatggcaccactcatcaagccatgctgaggtggtgtcccacatgccacaactggaaggacccacaactaaaaaatacacaactatgtaccaggggactttgggagaaaaaggaaaaataaaatcttaaaaaaaaaaaaaacccaatggcACCTTCTATGAAGCACAACTCGTCCTCGAATGGGGACTCGTGACAGAGAAAGAAGTGTGACGAGGGATTATGAAACAAGGCCAGCGCCTCCACCAGGCCCGGGTGGTGCCGCAGCTCCTTCTCACCTGAGTCTCTCAAAGCCCCCGGAGGGATGTTTCTTCAGGCCTGGAATGCCACCGTCCCCAGCAGGGCCCATGTGGGCCCCAGTGTCAGGAGCTAGTCCGGGACAAAGCTGTGCCTAGTGACAGCCCACGAGTCCCTATTCCGCGAGGTGTCAGCAAGGAGGTGAGACTAGTAGCCTCCCGTTTCTGACCCTTCTCGGCACCTCAAAGCCAGACCAT
The genomic region above belongs to Equus caballus isolate H_3958 breed thoroughbred chromosome 2, TB-T2T, whole genome shotgun sequence and contains:
- the SKI gene encoding ski oncogene isoform X1 is translated as MEAAAGGRGGFQPHPGLQKTLEQFHLSSMSSLGGPAAFSARWAQEAYKKESAKEAGAAAVPAPVPAAAEPPPVLHLPAIQPPPPVLPGPFFMPSDRSTERCETVLEGETISCFVVGGEKRLCLPQILNSVLRDFSLQQINSVCDELHIYCSRCTADQLEILKVMGILPFSAPSCGLITKTDAERLCNALLYGGAYPPPCKKELAASLALGLELSERSVRVYHECFGKCKGLLVPELYSSPSAACIQCLDCRLMYPPHKFVVHSHKALENRTCHWGFDSANWRAYILLSQDYTGKEEQTRLGRCLDDVKEKFDYGNKYKRRVPRQVSSEPPASIRKTDDTPSQHPTSSEKDKQSGWLRTLASPSSKSLGCVHPRQRLSAFRPWSPAVSTSDKELSPHLPALIRDSFYSYKSFETGVAPNVALAPPAQQKVVSSPPCATVVSRAPEPLATCVQPRKRKLAVDTPGAPETPVPVAAPEDDKDSEAEVEVESREEFTSSLSSLSSPSFTSSSSAKDLSSPGVHVPPVAPAAADAAAPADTPSSGLEAELEHLRQALEGGLDTKEAKEKFLHEVVKMRVKQEEKLSAALQAKRSLHQELEFLRVAKKEKLREATEAKRNLRKEIERLRAENEKKMKEANESRLRLKRELEQARQVRVCDKGCEAGRLRAKYSAQIEDLQVKLQHAEADREQLRADLLREREAREHLEKVVKELQEQLWPRPRSEATGGESTAELEP
- the SKI gene encoding ski oncogene (The RefSeq protein has 2 substitutions compared to this genomic sequence) — its product is MEAAAGGRGGFQPHPGLQKTLEQFHLSSMSSLGGPAAFSARWAQEAYKKESAKEAGAAAVPAPVPAAAEPPPVLHLPAIQPPPPVLPGPFFMPSDRSTERCETVLEGETISCFVVGGEKRLCLPQILNSVLRDFSLQQINSVCDELHTYCSRCTADQLEILKVMGILPFSAPSCGLITKTDAERLCNALLYGGAYPPPCKKELAASLALGLELSERSVRVYHECFGKCKGLLVPELYSSPSAACIQCLDCRLMYPPHKFVVHSHKALENRTCHWGFDSANWRAYILLSQDYTGKEEQTRLGRCLDDVKEKFDYGNKYKRRVPRVSSEPPASIRKTDDTPSQHPTSSEKDKQSGWLRTLASPSSKSLGCVHPRQRLSAFRPWSPAVSTSDKELPPHLPALIRDSFYSYKSFETGVAPNVALAPPAQQKVVSSPPCATVVSRAPEPLATCVQPRKRKLAVDTPGAPETPVPVAAPEDDKDSEAEVEVESREEFTSSLSSLSSPSFTSSSSAKDLSSPGVHVPPVAPAAADAAAPADTPSSGLEAELEHLRQALEGGLDTKEAKEKFLHEVVKMRVKQEEKLSAALQAKRSLHQELEFLRVAKKEKLREATEAKRNLRKEIERLRAENEKKMKEANESRLRLKRELEQARQVRVCDKGCEAGRLRAKYSAQIEDLQVKLQHAEADREQLRADLLREREAREHLEKVVKELQEQLWPRPRSEATGGESTAELEP